Below is a window of Paraburkholderia kururiensis DNA.
CCATTGCCGCCGCGGTGCTGCCGTGGCACCTGATGCTGTGGCTCGCGGCGTTCGCGGTGTCGTGCTACGCGGTACTCGGGTTCGACTCGGTGCCGCTCAACATGGACAACCCGGCGAACCTGTTCGACTACTACCGCGCCGGCATGTGGGTGAACTTCATGGTGAGTGTGGGGTTGATCGCGTGGTTCGTGGCGCGCATGTCGGGCGCGCTGCGCCAGCGCGACGCGGCGCTCGGCGACGCGCAGCAGCGGCTGTTGCGCGACGAGCGAGCCGTGGCCCTCGGCGTGCAGGCCGCCACCGTCGCGCACGAGATCGGCACGCCGCTTTCCACGATCGCCATGCTGACCGAGGAGCTGCGCGACGCCGCCCGCACCGACGCGGGCCTCGCGCCCTACGCAGCTGACCTCGAGCTGCTCGAAAAGCAGATGACGTTGTGCACCTCGGCGCTGGCCCGGCTGCGTAGCCGCGCGTCGTCGGGCGGCAGCCGCCAGGCGGTGAGCGAATGGATGGGCCCGTTTGCCGAGCAATGGCGGCTGCGCCATCCGCATGTGAAGTTCGAGCTGATGGGTGACCCTCCCGCCAACCTCGCCGTGGACGACACGGTGGCCGTTGGCCAGATTCTCACCATCCTGCTCGACAACGCCGCGCGCGTGAGCCGCGATCACGTCACGCTGGCCGCGCGTTCTGCCGGCCGCGACGACCTCGTCGAATTCGAGGTGTGCGACGCCGGCCCCGGCATTCCCGCGTCGTTGCGGGCATCGCTCGGTACGACGCCGGTG
It encodes the following:
- a CDS encoding ATP-binding protein, whose translation is MHRITMTGRVNLGHLFWLRSLAIIGQLCTIAAVQIFFGVHLPIPAMLLVIALEVIFNGLTWLRVSQERPESNLELFGQIWVDLGALSALLFLSGGTTNPFVSLYLPSLAIAAAVLPWHLMLWLAAFAVSCYAVLGFDSVPLNMDNPANLFDYYRAGMWVNFMVSVGLIAWFVARMSGALRQRDAALGDAQQRLLRDERAVALGVQAATVAHEIGTPLSTIAMLTEELRDAARTDAGLAPYAADLELLEKQMTLCTSALARLRSRASSGGSRQAVSEWMGPFAEQWRLRHPHVKFELMGDPPANLAVDDTVAVGQILTILLDNAARVSRDHVTLAARSAGRDDLVEFEVCDAGPGIPASLRASLGTTPVDSTQGGHGVGLYLAFSAAARLGGSIELADVAPAGASAASSASSAGPAAGSGRAPRGTRALLRMPATRIAVAASTGVDAAGGVTGSAAT